A genome region from Eurosta solidaginis isolate ZX-2024a chromosome 2, ASM4086904v1, whole genome shotgun sequence includes the following:
- the LOC137239907 gene encoding putative nuclease HARBI1, with amino-acid sequence MYVLDKIKNSFHCRLSSSVTPMLKLCCALRFFAHGSYQQAVGNDFHLGLAQPTVSLILKEILPILQREICRAAIKTEMTEEEKQQAKSKFFIRSGIPNVIGCVDGTHIAMYAPSANRHLYLNRKGFFSINAMIACDHDMNIRFVDARYAGSTHDSFVWNNSSLKSHLENMHLSGDNSIYLGDSGYPLSAYLLTPFRLAESGTRESIFNKKHAKGRNVIERTIGVLKCRFRCLLGKMRYNPDKVKSIINICCALHNICKMFRISDPDEAEIFTDAIVSSEPSNEDGNGTPGERRRRQIADALL; translated from the exons ATGTATGTGCTGGACAAAATCAAGAATAGTTTTCACTGCCGCTTGTCATCATCTGTAACGCCAATGCTAAAATTGTGTTGCGCACTCCGTTTTTTTGCCCATGGCAGTTATCAGCAAGCTGTAGGGAATGATTTTCATTTGGGACTTGCGCAACCTACAGTTTCCCTCATTTTAAAGGAGATACTGCCAATTTTGCAGAGAGAAATTTGCAGGGCGGCGATAAAAACCGAAATGACAGAAGAGGAAAAGCAACAAGCAAAGAGCAAATTTTTCATCAGGTCAGGAATACCCAACGTGATTGGCTGTGTTGATGGTACGCATATTGCGATGTATGCTCCCAGCGCAAATAGACACCTCTATCTGAATAGAAAAGGGTTTTTTAGCATAAATGCGATGATT GCTTGCGATCATGACATGAATATCCGGTTTGTGGATGCTAGATATGCTGGTTCAACACATGATTCGTTTGTGTGGAATAATAGTTCCTTAAAAAGTCATTTGGAAAATATGCATCTTAGCGGCGATAACTCTATTTATTTAG GTGATTCCGGGTACCCGCTGAGTGCCTACTTACTAACACCCTTCCGTCTTGCAGAGTCCGGAACTAGGGAATCAATTTTTAATAAGAAGCACGCAAAAGGTAGAAACGTCATAGAACGTACGATCGGAGTTCTGAAATGCCGTTTCAGATGCCTCCTCGGAAAAATGCGCTACAATCCTGACAAAGTTAAATCCATTATAAACATATGTTGCGCTTTGCACAATATTTGTAAGATGTTTCGAATCAGTGACCCAGACGAAGCAGAAATTTTTACTGACGCCATTGTATCGTCGGAGCCAAGTAATGAAGATGGCAACGGTACACCAGGAGAGCGTCGCAGAAGACAAATAGCTGATGCTTTACTGTAA